A single Triticum dicoccoides isolate Atlit2015 ecotype Zavitan chromosome 2A, WEW_v2.0, whole genome shotgun sequence DNA region contains:
- the LOC119355131 gene encoding succinate dehydrogenase subunit 5, mitochondrial-like, with protein sequence MAAALRSSSAAAVHRFLRISPSTLSTLPYASRPAAVPPFSPSIAAISGGNNAFSWNFRRLLSSNEKHMSAMSDPQIESAVKDLMAASWSELPHSLVEEAKKAVSKSTDDAAGQEALKNVFRAAEACEEFGGVLVTLRMALDDLCGLTGENVGPLPGYVEDAVKSTFNRYMTYLESFGPDEHFLRKKVENELGTKMIHLKMRCSGIGSEWGKITLIGTSGISGSYVELRA encoded by the exons ATGGCCGCCGCCCTCCGCTCCTCTTCCGCTGCCGCCGTGCACCGCTTCCTCCGCATCTCGCCGTCCACCTTGTCAACGCTCCCGTACGCCTCACGTCCTGCTGCGGTGCCGCCTTTCTCTCCCTCGATCGCCGCCATCTCAG GTGGCAACAATGCTTTCTCATGGAACTTCAGGCGCTTGCTCAGTTCAAATGAAAAACATATGTCTGCAATGTCTGACCCACAAATTGAATCTGCTGTTAAGGATTTGATGGCTGCGAGCTGGAGTGAACTTCCACATTCTCTTGTAGAGGAAGCAAAGAAAGCAGTATCCAAATCCACTGATGATGCGGCGGGTCAAGAGGCTTTGAAAAATGTATTTCGTGCAgctgaggcatgtgaagaatttggtgGAGTTTTAGTTACCCTAAGAATGGCTCTTGATGATCTTTGTGGTCTAACAGGCGAG AACGTGGGCCCTttgcctggttatgttgaagatgctGTTAAGTCCACATTTAATAGGTACATGACATATCTAGAATCCTTTGGGCCTGACGAACATTTTCTACGAAAGAAGGTGGAAAATGAGTTGGGTACCAAAATGATTCACCTTAAAATGAGATGCAGTGGCATAGGATCCGAGTGGGGAAAG ATCACCTTGATAGGCACCTCAGGGATCTCTGGGTCCTATGTTGAGCTAAGGGCGTGA